The window GGCGAACACCATGAGGTGAGGGCACGATTCGTTTTCGCCACCACGGACGACATACTGGACGAAGACGTTGGGAGTGCAGCTGTGGCTGATGTAGCTGGCCAAGTTCCTCCTGCGGGACACGTCGAGCACATAGCCGGGCTCCTGGAAATGGGGGAACTGGGGGCGGGGCACCCTGTCATCATCATCTCCAACGAGTGCAGGAGAGGCATCCCCCCACTCGGTCCATCTCTTGGGGAACCTCTTTGGGTCGATGACGGAGCCCTCGTCCATGGCGAACTCGCACTCGCCGGTGGTGACCACGACGTCTCCACTGTACTCGCACACAAAGGCGCCCGGCTGTATGAGGTCGAGCGTCCTGGCGCCCCACTCCGTCTCCATGGACCGGAACACCTCCAGCGTGTGCTTCATCCCGCGCTGGGTCGCCCTGTTCCCGCAGCTCATGGGGCAGCCGCAGAGCGCGCCGCACTCGTACACCACCGGCCTGCCCCTGACGAGGGTGCCGTCCTCGTTGTacaccgggccgccgccgccgttcttGATCACGCAGCCGCACTCGGGCCCGCACGGCGAGGTCACGCAATGGCAGCCCCAGTGCTGCTGCTTCACCCGGGAGAGGGGCAATGGAAATTCAGGACGGGCAATGTAGTCGAAGTCGAGGAGAGAGCTCTCGTGGTCCACGCCGTTGAAGACGGGGACGCGGAGCACCTCCCTGCCGTTGGAGAGGTCCGGCGAGATGTAGCCGGGCGGGAGGGCCTGGTTGGCCAGCAGCTTGTCCTTGATGTCCTTGGCCAGACACCAGTTGCTGCTGCCGAGCTCCTCCTGGCCAGGGATGCGCACCAGCGTGTACTTGCAGACATGGCGGCCGGACTTGCCCGGCTCGTAGGTGGAGCTGACGGCCTTGTAGAGGCCGTCGTAGACATACACCTTCCGGCTGGGGCTGGAGTCGCAGGCGTGGCAGCGGATGACGCGCACCTCCACGCCGTAGTGGCAGCTGTAGTGGAGCGCGAGGTTGCCGCGCTCCAGCGTCTGGTCGGCGTGGTGCTCGACGCGGTTGCGCTGGCGGCCGCCGCTGCCGCTGTAGACGAGGACCTGGCCGTTGTCCTCGTCGTCGAGGTAGCCGCCGGAGGAGACGATGCTGGTGGCGACGGGGTGGCCCTCGCTGACGAGGCTGGCGGGGATGTAGCCGATGCCGGCCTGCGGGGTGCAGTGGAGGCCGACGACGCAGAGCTCGGCGCGGTAGTGGAAGGCGTCGCCGACGAGGACGCCGGGGATGGGGCCGACGATGCGCACGTCCCGGTACAGCCAGAGGCCCCGGGAGAGCATCTTGCTGGAGGCGCGCAGGTCGAAGCGGTTGCGGGGGCCGCCGTCGTACGACTCCTCGCGCTGGTAGATCCCGCGGAGCGCCTCGAAGGTGAGGCGCGCGCGGCGGACCAGGGACCGGAAGTGGATGTGGTCCTGAGGCGTGACCGTATTGACGCGCACCATCTCGCCGCCGCGGGCGCGCTTCTTGGCGGTCGACGAAGAGGAGGAGACGGATGTGTCAGAGTGCGCGGGGGGAATGGAACCTTGTGGGTTGGGCTCGGGTTGCGGATTGGAGACGACGAGGCGGTGGTCGGCGGGGACGGCGTCGATCTGGTGCTGTGTGAAGTGGAGGTGGCCGGTGAGGTCCGGGTGGCCGTCGGGGGAGGGCTCGAGCTCCCGGCGATAAACATCGCAGAGCTCGGGGGTAAGAGCAATGGGTTCGAGCTTGGGGATGAGGGAGGTGGACGGGACGGGGCTGGGGGACTGGGGGGCGTCGGGGTCGGGCTTTGGGGTAAGGGGGATCTGCGTGGGGAggggatgcggcggcggcggcggcggcggcgaagacgCCATTGCTCTGTCTCTTGTCACTTTACTCTGCAAGTTGCTACGCCGAATCGCTGAATGCCCGAGTCTCTCTCTCTCAACTATTCCCCACTTTCTCTCGGGAAAAGGCAATGACCCAACTTTATAATAATATCTTCAATTTTT is drawn from Aegilops tauschii subsp. strangulata cultivar AL8/78 chromosome 1, Aet v6.0, whole genome shotgun sequence and contains these coding sequences:
- the LOC109741537 gene encoding histone-lysine N-methyltransferase family member SUVH9 translates to MASSPPPPPPPHPLPTQIPLTPKPDPDAPQSPSPVPSTSLIPKLEPIALTPELCDVYRRELEPSPDGHPDLTGHLHFTQHQIDAVPADHRLVVSNPQPEPNPQGSIPPAHSDTSVSSSSSTAKKRARGGEMVRVNTVTPQDHIHFRSLVRRARLTFEALRGIYQREESYDGGPRNRFDLRASSKMLSRGLWLYRDVRIVGPIPGVLVGDAFHYRAELCVVGLHCTPQAGIGYIPASLVSEGHPVATSIVSSGGYLDDEDNGQVLVYSGSGGRQRNRVEHHADQTLERGNLALHYSCHYGVEVRVIRCHACDSSPSRKVYVYDGLYKAVSSTYEPGKSGRHVCKYTLVRIPGQEELGSSNWCLAKDIKDKLLANQALPPGYISPDLSNGREVLRVPVFNGVDHESSLLDFDYIARPEFPLPLSRVKQQHWGCHCVTSPCGPECGCVIKNGGGGPVYNEDGTLVRGRPVVYECGALCGCPMSCGNRATQRGMKHTLEVFRSMETEWGARTLDLIQPGAFVCEYSGDVVVTTGECEFAMDEGSVIDPKRFPKRWTEWGDASPALVGDDDDRVPRPQFPHFQEPGYVLDVSRRRNLASYISHSCTPNVFVQYVVRGGENESCPHLMVFAMDAIPPMRELSIDYGMDDQQICA